The following is a genomic window from Chryseobacterium ginsenosidimutans.
TGTTGATGGAAAAGTGATTTTAGCGGATGGGAAAACCATTGAAACCGAAACTCTGATCTGGACTTCCGGTGTAATAGGTCGTGAGGTTCCTGGGATTCCTGAAGAAAGTGTGGGAAAAGGCAGAAGATTATTGGTAGATGCTTATAACAAAGTTAACGGCACAAAAAATATTTATGCTTTAGGCGATATTGCTTTACAAATGACCGAAGAAAGATATCCGAAAGGGCATCCTCAGTTGGCGCAGGTTGCGATTCAGCATGCGAAAAATTTAGGTAAAAATTTAAAAAGAATTGAAGAAGAAAAAGTCTTAACTCCTTTTAAGTACAATGATAAAGGAAGTATGGCGATTATTTCAAAATTTAATGCCGTTGTCGACCTTCCAAAATTTTCATTTAAAGGATTTTTAGCTTGGCTGACATGGCTTTTTATCCATGTTATTCCTTTGGTTGGGTTTAGAAATAAAATCCGTTTGGCTTTTGATTGGCTAAGGCTTTTTATTACCAATAATCCTTCGATCAGATTAATTTTAATACCGAAAAAAGACACCGGTGAGCATTAGTAATTTTAGTATTCATGATATATTTCATAAATTTACGGAACTGTAACAATTCGGTTATGGAATAAAATCTCCAAAAAGTGAAAATTCATAATAAAAAAAAGTTTCTTAGCTTTCTAAAGTTTAAAAGAGACTTTCAAAAATATGGACTTGAAAAAGCACGCAGCTACGAACTTATTCTTCATTGGCTGAATAACAGGCTCAGCAGAAATCAGTTTCTTGTTCTTTCTGGTATTATTGTGGGCTGTTCTGCAGGTTTGGCGGGAGTTATCCTGAAAACTCTTGTTCATAATATTCATCATTTTATTACAACTAAAGTTCACTTTGAATATCAGATTTTATTTTACATTATCTTTCCTTTTTTAGGAATTGTGTTGACAACAAGTATTGTTTTAACAATATTTAAAGGACAGGATAGAAAAGGAATCGGTGCTATTTTGTATGAAATTGCACAAAACTCAAGCATTGTTTCTTCGGTTAAGATGTATTCACAGATCGTTCAAAGTGCTGTAACTGTTGGTCTTGGTGGTTCTGCAGGTCTGGAAAGCCCGATTGCAGTTACTGGTGCAGCGATTGGTTCTAATTTTGCCCAGACTTATCGATTAAGCTATAAAGAAAGAACACTGTTGCTGGCTGCAGGAGCTACTGCGGGAATTGCATCTGCTTTTAATGCCCCGATTGCAGGAATTATGTTTGCTTTTGAGATTCTGTTGACAGGTGTTGTTTTTACAGATTTCATTCCTTTGGTTGTAGCAGCAGTTTGTGGCAGTTTATTATCGAGAATCTTGCTTCAGGAAGATGTGCTTTTTAGGTTTCATGCGAGAGAAGATTTCAATTATAAAAATGTTCCGTATTATTTAATTTTAGGTATTGTAACAGGTTTGTATGCAAGATATTTTTTAGTAATTTCTCAAAAAGTTGAGCATTTTATTAAAGGCTTAAACATGTCACGTTTACGAAAAGCGATGTTCGGCGGTGCTGTTCTGTCGCTGCTTTGTGTGCTTTTTCCACCATTGTTTGGAGAAGGTTATGATACGGTAAAAGCTTTCACAAATGGCGATACCCACAATATTATTGAAAATAGTTTTTTTAGATATTTTGAAATAAAAGAGATTACGATAATCATATTCTTAATTTTTGTTCTTCTCTTAAAAGCTTTCGCAACATCTTTTACGATTTTTAGTGGCGGAAATGGCGGAAATTTTGCCCCTTCACTTTTTGCAGGAGGAACAGTTGGATATTTGTTTGCGATTGTCTGTCAACAGATTGGCTTTACGGAAGTTCCGGTTACAAATCTGGTTTTAGTGGGAATGGCAGGTGCAATGAGTGGCGTAATGTATGCCCCATTAACAGCGATTTTTCTAATTGCAGAATCCAGTTTCGGGTACGATTTGTTTATTCCTTTGATGATCGTTTCCATTATTTCTTATCTGATTGCAAAATGGTTCTCTCCTATTTCTCCCGAATTAAAATTTTTGGCGGATCAGGGGAAAATTTTCACGAATAAACACGATGAAAATTTATTATTTTCTTTAAAAACAGAAGACTTTATAGATAAATATTCTCAGGCTGTTAATGAAAATGCCCCCATTACAGAATTATTTGAGTTGGTAAAAAACGGTGATAAAAATATTTTTGCTGTTATTGATGA
Proteins encoded in this region:
- a CDS encoding chloride channel protein, whose translation is MKIHNKKKFLSFLKFKRDFQKYGLEKARSYELILHWLNNRLSRNQFLVLSGIIVGCSAGLAGVILKTLVHNIHHFITTKVHFEYQILFYIIFPFLGIVLTTSIVLTIFKGQDRKGIGAILYEIAQNSSIVSSVKMYSQIVQSAVTVGLGGSAGLESPIAVTGAAIGSNFAQTYRLSYKERTLLLAAGATAGIASAFNAPIAGIMFAFEILLTGVVFTDFIPLVVAAVCGSLLSRILLQEDVLFRFHAREDFNYKNVPYYLILGIVTGLYARYFLVISQKVEHFIKGLNMSRLRKAMFGGAVLSLLCVLFPPLFGEGYDTVKAFTNGDTHNIIENSFFRYFEIKEITIIIFLIFVLLLKAFATSFTIFSGGNGGNFAPSLFAGGTVGYLFAIVCQQIGFTEVPVTNLVLVGMAGAMSGVMYAPLTAIFLIAESSFGYDLFIPLMIVSIISYLIAKWFSPISPELKFLADQGKIFTNKHDENLLFSLKTEDFIDKYSQAVNENAPITELFELVKNGDKNIFAVIDDYKTLRGILTLDDIRPYLFTNDEIYATIIQIMKAPPAVIRPENQPLEILQTFDDTGVWNLPVVDGNNKFIGFISKSTILMSYRQLLKEYSE